Genomic DNA from SAR324 cluster bacterium:
TTCACATGCTCAGCGACTGCATGAAGTGAGCTGTATTTCCAGGAATTCTGGAGGAGAACTAGTAGCACATGCTAAAGATCCGCTGACGGCTCGCTGGGGAATCAATCAAATCTTTTCACCAGACCATTGGCAGCAGTTTCCCGAAGCAGAAGTCCTGATCCTTGGTGCTGGAGGTGCTGGTCTCGCACTTGCCTGGGTTTTACTTGATTCCAATGAGAAACCAGCCCAAATTCACTTAACTGAAGTCGAAGCCAGCAGAGGCTCCCAAGTTCGAGATCATCTGAAAGAATTTTCTCAGGAACTCTGGAGTCTTCATGAAATGAAAAGCTCTGAAGAAGCTGATCATATTCTAGCCAAACTTCCCCCACAGAGCCTTATAGTAAATGCCTCTGGCTTAGGCAAAGATCGCCCTGGATCTCCCCTTAGTGCCAAAGCGAATTTTCCCAGCGAGTGCCATATTTGGGAATTCAATTACCGTGGATCCTTGGAGTTCTTGCATCAGGCTCTGCGACAACAACGCAAGCAGAGATTGCATATCCACGACGGTTGGGAGTATTTTCTAGCGGGTTGGGCATATATCATTGCTGAAGTTTATCATTTTGAGTTGACCGAACCACTCTTTGCAAAGTTGCGTGAAGCAGCCATGCCTCTTCGACCAATTCACTAATTTTTCTGGAGTCACCTTATGGCGGCCTTACTACAGTTGAATGAACGGGACAACGTACGCATTGCCTTACAAAAAATGTCTGCTGGCTCCGAGGCGGAAGGGCTACGGATTTTGGATGAAATTCCTTCTGGGCATAAGGTTGCCATTCAACAGATTGAAAAAGACGCAGCTATTGTCAAATATGGCCAAGTGATTGGTTTTGCCAATGAACCGATTGGTCCCGGACAGCACGTACATAACCACAACGTTATGGTCCACACCTTCGAGCGTGAACACAATTTTGGTAGCCGAGCTCGGGGAACCAACTTTGTGGAAAACCAGGCCACTTTTGAAGGTTTTCACCGAGAAGATGGTCGAGTGGGTACAAGGAACTACGTTGGGATTCTAACTTCTGTTAATTGCTCGGCCACTGTTGCCAAAGCAATTGCTACAGCCTTTTCTGATGAGATGGTCCACTCTGAATTTCCTAATGTCGATGGAGTTGTCGCCTTTACCCACGGAACAGGTTGTGGGCAGAATATTGATGGCCAAGGTCTGGCGATGCTACGCAGGGTCATCTCTGGTTATGCAGTTCATCCAAATATTGGTGGTGCCTTGATCCTGGGGTTGGGATGTGAAGTCAATCAAGTTCCAGCACTTTTGGAAAATCAAGGTCTCTCGCACTCAAATCGCTTAAAGACTGGTACCATTCAAGAGAGTGGAGGAACTCGAAAAACGATTGAGCGTGGGATTGGGATGGTCAAGGAGCTATTGCAGGAAGCTAATCGATCTGAGCGGAAAACGGCTAAGGCTGAACACCTCAGTCTAAGCCTGCAGTGTGGCGGCTCCGATGGATATTCAGGGATTACAGCAAACCCCTCACTGGGAGCTGCTGCAGATTTGTTGGTACGCCATGGTGGTAGTGCTGTTTTGAGCGAGACCCCTGAAGTCTACGGCGCAGAACACTTACTGACAAGCCGTGCAGTTGGACCAGAAGTTGGAAAAAAACTTCTAGAGCGAATCCTTTGGTGGGAAGAATACACTGCTCGGAACGGTGGGGAGATGAACAACAATCCTTCACCTGGAAACAAAGCAGGAGGGCTGACAACCATTCTTGAGAAATCACTCGGGGCTGTGGCCAAGGGCGGCACTTCCGACATGGTCGCAGTCTATGAATATGCTGAACGCCAAAATACTCGTGGCTTTGCTTTCATGGATTCCCCTGGTTATGACCCTGTATCCGTGACTGGACAGGTCGCTTCTGGTTGTAATCTTGTCTGCTTCACTACAGGCCGAGGTTCAGTCTATGGTTGTAAACCAGCACCAAGTTTAAAACTAGCGACCAATACTCCGATGTTCCAAAGAATGGAAGAAGACATGGACATCAATTGTGGGTTGATCGTAGACGGACAATCCAGTGTTCAGGAGTTAGGTGAGAAGATCTTCAACAGGCTTTTGGAAGTGGCTTCGGGCAGTCCAACCAAGAGTGAATCTCTTGGATTTGGAGACAACGAGTTTTTACCCTGGCAAATTGGTGCGGTGATGTAGGATCAACCACACTCATTTTAATTATTCGACACGAAAACACAGATTTTCATGAAACGACTCCAAAACAAAAATATTCTCCTGACCGCTGCTGCCCAAGGTATTGGCCATGCGTCCTTATTGAGATTTCTTGAAGAAGGAGCCACGGTCTGGGCTACTGACATCAACCTGAAGACCCTCGAAGCCCTGAGCCACTCCGAGCAACAATTGAAATTACGCAAACTGGATGTCTGTGATCCTGGCGCAATCGCAAAACTGATTGAAGAAATTGGCAAAATTGATGTTCTTTTCAACTGTGCTGGTTTTGTACACAGTGGCACCATCCTAGAGTGTACCGAGGATGATTGGGACATGGCTTTTGAAATCAATGTTCGCTCCATGTATCGACTTGCCAAGACTACTATCCCAAGGATGGTTTCTAATGGTGGTGGGGTCATCATCAATATGGCTTCAGTAGCTTCCAGTGTCAAAGGTGTCCCAAACCGCTTTGTTTATGGAACCTCTAAGGCAGCTGTCATCGGACTTACCAAAGCCATCGCAGCAGATTTCGTGAGTCAGGGCATACGCTGTAACGCCATTTGTCCAGGCACTGTTGAAACTCCATCACTCAACGAAAGAATGGTGGCTCAAGGGGGTGATTTGGAACAAGTCAGGTCTGCTTTTGTTGCTCGCCAACCCATGGGGCGCATCGGCACACCCGAAGAGATAGCGAATTTGGCAGTTTACCTTGCCTCAGATGAATCCTCTTACACTACTGGTGCCGTCTTTGCGATTGACGGTGGCATGACCATTTGAAGGAGTTAACGTGAAACTAATCCGTTACGGTGAACCCAACCAAGAACGACCAGGGCTTTTTGATAATTTTGGCAAGCTCCGAGACTTATCTCAGGTTATTCCAGACTTAACTGGAGAATACCTACTGCCTGATTCGATACAGCGCCTTCGTGAGCTTGATGTTAATGGATTGCCCGAGGTCAATGGTAATCCGCGTATTGGCCCCTGTGTAAGTCAAATTGGCAAATTCATTTGCATTGGCCTGAACTACTCTGATCATGCAGCCGAATCAGGAATGCAAGTTCCACCAGAACCCGTGATTTTCTTCAAGGCCACCAGTGCGGTCTGCGGCCCGAACGACAACCTCATCATTCCACGTGGTTCTACCAAGACCGATTGGGAGGTGGAGTTGGGTTTCGTCATTGGGAAACAGGGTAAATACCTGACAGAAGAAGAAGCACTGGATCACGTTGCAGGGTATTGTGTGATTCATGACGTCTCCGAACGTGCATATCAGTTGGAGAGGTCTGGTCAATGGGTCAAGGGGAAGAGTTGCGATACTTTTGGGCCAATCGGTCCGTGGCTAGTAACGACAGATGAGATTTCTGACCCTCAAAATCTTAGACTTTGGCTAGAAGTGGATGGTCATCGTTATCAGGACGGTACAACAAGCACAATGGTCTATGGAGTGGCACACCTGGTTGCGTATCTCAGTCAATTTTTCACTTTACATCCTGGTGATGTGATTTCTACAGGGACACCACCAGGTGTTGGAATGGGCGTAAAGCCAAATCCAGTCTACTTACAACCTGGACAAGAAGTTCGGCTCGGAGTCGATGGGTTGGGCGAGCAACGACAAATCACAGTAGCGGATGAATAGTAACTATGGATGTCTTTGTTTCTACCTATCCTTTTGGAACAGATGATCCGCAACCTCGAAAGTTGCTCGATGATTCGAATTTCAACGTGAGTTACAATGAATTAAGCCGCAAGCTCACTGTAGATGAATTGATTGAACGTGCTGGTAAGACAAGAGTCCTTCTCGCTGGTACAGAAAATTTGATGCCTTTTTTGGAGCAAAACCCAAATCTTGAAATGATTTCTAGAGTGGGTATTGGTCTGGATGGCGTCCCACTGAATGAATGTAAGCGTAGGGGGATTCGTGTGAGCTTCACCCCTGACGCTGTAACAATGGCCGTTGTAGAACTGACGATTGGGCTAATGCTATCTGCGAGTCGGCATGTTGGGAATTTGGATCGCAGGCTCAGAGATGGTCAATGGAGTCGGCCAAGTGGTCGGAGGCTTGAGCATTCAGTGATTGGACTTTTTGGCTTTGGCAGGATTGGCAGTCGGGTAGCTCATATTTTAACATCCTTTCAGCCCAAAAAAGTTCTAGTACATGACAGTTTAGACAAATCAGAGGAAATCCAAGCTTTGCGTAATCATGGGTTACAGATTCGGCAGGTTGAATTTGAAGAGATGCTGACCAAGTCTAATCTTCTATCGATCCATGTACCGCTTTACAATAAAACTCGTCATCGGATTGGGCTAGAAGAACTGAAGCTGATGCCTTCGGGTTCGACTCTGGTTAATACTGCAAGGGGTGGAATCGTTGAGGAAGGAGCTTTAGCTACCGCCTTACAAAACGGCATTTTAGCAAGTGCTGCTATTGATGTTTTTGAGTTGGAGCCCTACAAAGGACCGCTGACGGAATTGGAGAATCTAATCATTACGCCTCATATTGGTTCTTGCTCATACGATTGTCGATTTCGGATGGAACTGGAATCAGCAGAAGAAGCACTTCGACACTTACGCGGGGAGCCTCTTCAACGAAAAGTCTCTGATCGAGAGTACGAATATCAATTATAAAGCCTCCTACTACTAAACTTCTTCCCCAACCCCAGTAGTCCTAACAGAGTTGCATAATAGACCAAATAGAACTGGGGTTCCCATTCTCCTTTGACCTCAAAACGCCACTCTTCCCATTGCAGCCAACGAAGTAGATTCAGCCAAGCTTCTAGGCTGAACTCGATCACACCAAAAATGAATCTTTCCCCAAGCATCTCTGGTGGTGACCAGAGCCAAAAGCTACTCCAGGCCAGTCCTACTAGGCAGACTGGCAGAATCCAAATTGCCATCATGGGAACAAGAATCAGGTTCAACCAGAAAACCTCCAGCGAAACCCTCCCAAAAGTATTCAACAAGATTGGTAATGTCCCCAATGAAGCAAAAGTCGTGATGACAAGGCTATCGACTAGCCACTTCGACCAGCCATGTACTTCAAAAATTCTTGAATGACTCACTCCAACCAAGAAAGCTACTACCACAAAGGAGAGTTGAAATGAAACTGTCAGCACCACACTCCAATCCACCACCAAAAACCATAAAGCTGTCACCCAAAGGGTAAAGAGAGTTGGCAAGCGGTTGCCCAATTCACGAAATAGCAACCACAGAGTAATCATGGATACCGCCCGTAGGGCTGGGATTGGAAATTCGAGTAGGAATACATAACTCCAAAGCAACATCAACGGGAACTATCGACTGATAGCTACAAAACTTTGATTTTCCCAAAAATTAGGCTTCATTGTGCCCATTAGTCTACTGATGCCAAAAGCCCAAAGTTGAGTAAGCCAATATGTAGTGCACTAATTGCCAGTACATTGGCCATTCCTGTTTTTCTGAAAAGTTCCAAGGAAAGATGCCTGACAGACCTTTCTGCTAAAGTCAGAGGGAGAAACATCGCCAGCGTTTCATCACTAAGGTAGTAAGCAGCGCTGGTTTCCCACCGAAGGCGCAATGAAGACAAAGTTCTTTGCCAACCAATTTTAGGGGGACTGGCATCGCCAAGTAGTGCTTCAGAAAAATGTAAATTCCAATGAATTCTATCCCAATTGAATTCTCGCAGAAATCCTCCCAATTGAACTTGTCGCCCTACATAACAGTATGGGGATCCGCCCCTCACATTTGGCAGGGAGACAGCTAATTCGAGGAAATCATACTCATGCTGACGATTGAGAATAGTTGCTTTGCGAAGCTTGACGCGTGAAGAGTTGGAGTCTGAAGTAAAGCTATGAGTGGTGCCACGAATCCAAAAAGGTTCGCTCAAATCAGGCTGTCCTAACTAATCGGGGAGGAAAAAAATCTTGCCCATGCTGATCCAGCACGGATGCAAGAGGAGTATTGCAGTGAGAAGACTAAGTCCCCAGCGTTTTTGGCGAAGATTGAGTGTGAGGGCGCAACCAAGACCTGCTCCCAGCTAGAACCACGGGGTTCCAAGCCAGGAGGTGACTTGGTTCATACTAGGTAGTGAAGACTCTGCTCGACAAGTTGTTCTGGATCAGACGCAAAACCGTCGTCATCATCCAATTCTGTTCTGGAGGGAACTCCCCTCGTTTTACGAGTCAATTGCTGTAGAATTTCCTCGCTCTTCTCAGCTTGGTGCTTTGTCCAGGAGCGAACACCACCACCAATTTTTGCTCCGTCCAACATCACGAATCCACCAGGAGGCACAGTAATATTGCCGGTAACTTCTGCTGTTGGATGCAAGACTAATTGTTCCTGGCAGTACAAGTCACCATCTACACGTCCATGTATGACAGCTTGGCGAACCCACGCATCCGCAAAGAGTTCTCCACTGGCTTCGATGAGGAGCAACCCGGAGCAATCCAGTCTTCCTTCAAAGTAACCACCAATTCGAACAGGGGTTGTGCAGTTCCAATGACCGCTTCCCTGGCTCCCCTTGGGCAGATAAACCGTCTCCGCCTGGGTTACTTTCGCTGACTTACGTTTCCAAAACATCAATCCTCCAGTTTGAACAGGTAATGTTCTTCGGACTCCTAGCGTCCAAATTGTGCCGAAGCACCTAGACTTGCCTCTATTTCGAGCAGGCGATTATATTTTGCGATTCGCTCACTACGTGACGTGGAGCCAGTCTTAATTTGTCCCCCTCCCATGGCTACTGCGAAATCTGCCATGAAAGTATCTTCGGTTTCACCGCTGCGATGAGAGATGATGTAGTTCCAGCCCGCTTTTTGACAGAGTTGTACAGTTTCAACAGTCTCGGTGACTGTGCCAATCTGGTTGAGCTTGATCAAAACCGCATTAGCAGCATTGCTCTCAATTCCCTGCTGAACAAATCGTGTGTTGGTCACGAAGAGGTCATCACCGACGATCTGTACCATCTCCCCAAGTTGTTCAGTCATCGCTGTGAAGCCTGACCAATCATTTTCGTCCAGAGGATCCTCAATCGAGATAACCGGGTACTTTTCGCACATTTCTCGATAGAATTGCAACATTTCTTCACTGGACCGCCTGCCAGTTCCAGACCAACGGAAGTCGTATTGTCCATTTTGCTTGTCACAGAATGAGCTTGCAGCAGCATCTAGCGCAAGAGAAATATCCTTACCTGGCAAGTAACCAGCCGCTTGAATCGCCTCAATGATCAGATCACAAGCTTCTTCGTTGCTACCTAGATTTGGAGCAAACCCTCCCTCGTCACCCACTCCAGTTGCATAGTTTTTCTTCAAAAGTATCTTTTTCAAGGCATGAAATACTTCGGCTCCAGCTCGCAGAGCTTCACGAAAAGTTGAACACCCGTTGGGCATTACCATGAATTCTTGCAAATCCACGCTGTTGTCAGCATGCTCGCCACCATTGAGGATATTCATCATGGGTACTGGTAGTCGAAATGACCCAACTCCTCCAAGATATTGGTAGAGTGGCATTTGGTGTGAGATGGCAGCGGCCTTCGCAACAGCAATCGAAACCCCAAGAATGGCATTGGCGCCTAGTTTTTTCTTTGTTGGTGTTCCATCCAACTCCAACATAACTCGATCAATCTCTGCTTGATTATCTGGTTGTAAGCCACATAATTCAGGAGCAATTCGAGTGTTCACATGGCTAACCGCCGTAAGAACCCCTTTTCCCCCATAGCGTTTCTTATCACCATCTCGCAGTTCCAGAGCTTCATTTTCACCAGTCGAGGCTCCGGAAGGAACAGAAGCGTCAGCTTGGGTCCCATCTTCCAGAAGAACAGTAGCTCTCAGGGTTGGGTTCCCTCGGGAATCCAAGATTTCCATTGCTGAGACAGATAGGATTCGATTACGAAGCACAGACAATTCTCCGATGATTAGAAAGTTTTAGGAGCGGAGCGTTTGGGTTCCCCAAATACCCAAACCACACAAGCTCAAGCTTACAAACAAATTCAGGCAAACATTCAGTAATGCTGTACGCCAAGCACCAGCTTGCATCAGGAGGACAGTCTCATAACTAAAGGTCGAGAACGTAGTAAAGGCACCCATGAAACCACTCAGAATGAGTAGTCTTGCCCCGGAGTGCTTTTCCAGTAGAACTACGAAAACCCCAAAAGCGGCAGAGCCCACAGCATTCACAAAAATTGTTCCGTAAGGAAATTGATCTCCCAACCAAATTTGCAACTGCCGACTGATCCACCACCTACTTAGACTCCCTAGACTACCGCCAAGTAACAACCAGAGCCAAGGAAAATTTTGTAACAAAGTCAACCATCAACCTTCAGCATTAGATTTGTGCTGCAAATCCAGCTTTCTTTGTTGAAATGATTTTAAAAAGCCCAATTTCATAATTCTTTTCAATGCTTTCAAACCAGGCTGTTGCAGCAATTCGACAGGGATTTGTGTTGTCACTTCTGGAATCCTATACTAGCTATTGATTTTGTCCAGTTAGTGAGTCGCTCTGAATCTTTACACTCAAAAGAAATCTTTCAAATCAAGATTTCTAATGAATCCTCTAAAATCCTTCAGGAGATGACTATGAAAATCATGCGTTCTTTACTCCTACTCGCCTTGGTCTTCTTCTTGGTCGTACCCTTAGCGCTGGCAGATAGAGTCCCTGTGGGCATGATCTATGACGTTGATGGAAAGGTTGAATACAGCAAAAATGGGAAGCGCTGGAAGCCCGTGCGTCGAAACAAGCTCATGTTCCCCGGTTCAATGGTTAGACTGAACAATGGAAGCAAGGCCAAATTCGCAAACCAAGCTACGCAAGAAACCACAAACCTAATGGCTAACTCTGAAATCAAAATTACAGATTCAGGTATGGAAATAGTCAGTGGTGAACTAGGATCCACAGAAGCAGCCAGTGGGTTATTAGCCGGATTGGACAAGCAATTTGCAACTACTCAAAAGTATACGACAGTTCGCCGCTCTGCAAACAAACCAGGACAGGAACTGATCGTGGACTTGGGCAACATATCTCTCTCTGCTGACTACCCCACTGTTGCGTGGGAGAGCAAAGGTGCTGAATATTCGTATCGCTTAAATGTTGGTGACAATTCATACGATGTTGCAGCGACTTCGGAGAAAGTTGTGCTTCGGGCTATTGAGCCATTTTCAGAGAGATCAATGAAATACAGCGTGGATGTCCTCAAAGATGGCAAGGTTCTAAGTGAAAGTAAAACGAGGAGACTTTCCTGGCTGAGCGGCAAGAAGTTGAAAAAATTCCAAGAGGATGTGACAACTGTTAAGAAATACGATTCTGATGGATTTATGATGGCAGGTGTCCTGAAGGAGCACGGACTTCTCGTCCCAGCCATGCAAACCTACGAATTTTTCTTCAGCCAGAATAGTGATGATGATGACATCAACGATCTAAGGCCCTTTATGATCGAGGTTTATGCTCGTTTGAAACTCCAGGCTTTGCAGGAAGAAGTAACCAAGACGTACCAGGCAAACCTCTAGGCAACAACTACTCACCAACTCCGGGCATCTTCTCTAGATGCCCTCCTCTCCCACGAAAACGCAGAACAATGCAATGAAAAAGGCACTTCTCCGACCAGATTTTTGGATCACAATCCTTCTTTTCTTGGCCATGATTCCTGCCGAGCAATATGAGATATTTTCAGGATCAGAAAATCAACTGCAGGGTTATCGTCATATCCTAAGGCATACCGCAAATCCTGAAGCTTATGCCTTTCCTGAAAAAGATATGGTGATTGTCGATACCGACGAAGAGTTCTTCACCGAATATGGAAGCTGGCCTCTACAACGGAAACACATCGCTGAAATTGTCACCAATCTACAGGAATTGGGAGCCAAGGTCGTTGCACTTGATATGCTGATGGATTTTCCAAATGGCTACGGGGAAGACCCCATATTGGCAGAAGCACTTGGAGAGAAACCAAACACGATGGTAGTTGGTCAATTGAACCTTGTAGATGAAGAAATCCGTGGAGTAACAGCAGCAACTCCTGTTTTGCAGGAAGCCACCGTCGCTGGTTATACCAATCACACTTTGATAGGTAATCGACTCTCCCGACTTCGTTTCTACGATCAAGCTGTCAATGAATTCAAGATCTGGCCGTGGGCAGTTCAAGCACTTGCCATGTATTGGAATGTTGAACCACGACTGGAAAACAACATTCTCTACATTGGAGATAGGGAAATCCCACTGGACCACAATGGTGATCTTTGGCTCGATTACCCACTTCACAAACCAGGTGTTACTTTTCTCCATGAATACGCCGGTATCACCGCAGCAATGGTTCTAAATCTTTATGAGGGTGAGATTTACGGTCTGGAAGATCTGGATGAAGATGAGATCTATGAGTTGGAATATTGGGTTAAAGATAAACTCGTGCTTGTTGGAGACACAACTGAAGTTTCTCACGATATTTTTTCAACCCCAGTTGGAGAAATTTATGGGATTGAAATCCTAGCCGATACGATCTGGACGATGATGAATGGTGCTCCTATTCGCCCAGCAAGTAATGAAATAGAGGCAGTTATTCTCATCTGCATGATGTTGTTGTTCTTGTTCATTGCAAGACTTGAAAAGCTTCACAACCCACTCTTTCTTGCGGCAATCATTGGATACCTGGGAATCTCCATTTATGCTTATGTCTATCATGGCTATGTACTCTCAATGAGTTACATCATCCCTGCAATGATTCTCAGCATGATTGCGACAAACTTCTTCTTGTTCATGGCAGAGAGACAGCAAAAAGCCTTCATCAAGAACGCTTTCTCTCAGTACCTATCTCCCAGCGTAATTGATGTAATCGTCAAGGATCCTTCAAAACTTAGTTTGGGTGGTGACCGTCGTGAAATGACAGCTTACTTCTCAGATGTTCAGAAGTTCTCGACAATTTCAGAGAGTCTGACACCTGAAGAACTTGTTGCGCTACTGAATGAATATCTTACCGAGATGTGTAATCTCATCTCTGGTAGGGCTGGCACGATAGACAAGTTTGAAGGGGATGCAATCATTGCTTTTTGGGGGGCTCCCTTGGATCAACCGGATCATGCTAAACTCGCCTGTTTTGCAACAATCGACATGCAAAAGCGCCTGATTGAAATGCGCAAGGACTGGCGAGAAAAAGGTAGCCCCCAACTCTTTGCACGGATGGGGATCAACAGTGGTCCAATCGTGGTCGGCAATATGGGATCACAGCAAAGGATGGACTACACTATCATGGGTGATACGGTTAACCTGGCAGCACGCCTGGAGGGAGCAAACAAGTTCTATAAAACCTTCACGATGATCTCGGGCAATACCTATTACGGTACAGATAACTTTGAAGGAGTCGAAAATTATGTAGATGCAAGAGAACTAGACATTGTTCGGGTGGT
This window encodes:
- a CDS encoding phosphoglycerate dehydrogenase, with protein sequence MDVFVSTYPFGTDDPQPRKLLDDSNFNVSYNELSRKLTVDELIERAGKTRVLLAGTENLMPFLEQNPNLEMISRVGIGLDGVPLNECKRRGIRVSFTPDAVTMAVVELTIGLMLSASRHVGNLDRRLRDGQWSRPSGRRLEHSVIGLFGFGRIGSRVAHILTSFQPKKVLVHDSLDKSEEIQALRNHGLQIRQVEFEEMLTKSNLLSIHVPLYNKTRHRIGLEELKLMPSGSTLVNTARGGIVEEGALATALQNGILASAAIDVFELEPYKGPLTELENLIITPHIGSCSYDCRFRMELESAEEALRHLRGEPLQRKVSDREYEYQL
- the eno gene encoding phosphopyruvate hydratase, with the protein product MLRNRILSVSAMEILDSRGNPTLRATVLLEDGTQADASVPSGASTGENEALELRDGDKKRYGGKGVLTAVSHVNTRIAPELCGLQPDNQAEIDRVMLELDGTPTKKKLGANAILGVSIAVAKAAAISHQMPLYQYLGGVGSFRLPVPMMNILNGGEHADNSVDLQEFMVMPNGCSTFREALRAGAEVFHALKKILLKKNYATGVGDEGGFAPNLGSNEEACDLIIEAIQAAGYLPGKDISLALDAAASSFCDKQNGQYDFRWSGTGRRSSEEMLQFYREMCEKYPVISIEDPLDENDWSGFTAMTEQLGEMVQIVGDDLFVTNTRFVQQGIESNAANAVLIKLNQIGTVTETVETVQLCQKAGWNYIISHRSGETEDTFMADFAVAMGGGQIKTGSTSRSERIAKYNRLLEIEASLGASAQFGR
- a CDS encoding altronate dehydratase family protein; amino-acid sequence: MAALLQLNERDNVRIALQKMSAGSEAEGLRILDEIPSGHKVAIQQIEKDAAIVKYGQVIGFANEPIGPGQHVHNHNVMVHTFEREHNFGSRARGTNFVENQATFEGFHREDGRVGTRNYVGILTSVNCSATVAKAIATAFSDEMVHSEFPNVDGVVAFTHGTGCGQNIDGQGLAMLRRVISGYAVHPNIGGALILGLGCEVNQVPALLENQGLSHSNRLKTGTIQESGGTRKTIERGIGMVKELLQEANRSERKTAKAEHLSLSLQCGGSDGYSGITANPSLGAAADLLVRHGGSAVLSETPEVYGAEHLLTSRAVGPEVGKKLLERILWWEEYTARNGGEMNNNPSPGNKAGGLTTILEKSLGAVAKGGTSDMVAVYEYAERQNTRGFAFMDSPGYDPVSVTGQVASGCNLVCFTTGRGSVYGCKPAPSLKLATNTPMFQRMEEDMDINCGLIVDGQSSVQELGEKIFNRLLEVASGSPTKSESLGFGDNEFLPWQIGAVM
- a CDS encoding shikimate dehydrogenase, whose amino-acid sequence is MAGNLGFIGVSTQHSLIQKLFPLWVDVLGLGEAKLRGFDHPPRVSFADMRLQVEQLREDPSLAGALVTTHKVVVWEGAKDLFSESDSHAQRLHEVSCISRNSGGELVAHAKDPLTARWGINQIFSPDHWQQFPEAEVLILGAGGAGLALAWVLLDSNEKPAQIHLTEVEASRGSQVRDHLKEFSQELWSLHEMKSSEEADHILAKLPPQSLIVNASGLGKDRPGSPLSAKANFPSECHIWEFNYRGSLEFLHQALRQQRKQRLHIHDGWEYFLAGWAYIIAEVYHFELTEPLFAKLREAAMPLRPIH
- a CDS encoding ComEC/Rec2 family competence protein, whose translation is MLLWSYVFLLEFPIPALRAVSMITLWLLFRELGNRLPTLFTLWVTALWFLVVDWSVVLTVSFQLSFVVVAFLVGVSHSRIFEVHGWSKWLVDSLVITTFASLGTLPILLNTFGRVSLEVFWLNLILVPMMAIWILPVCLVGLAWSSFWLWSPPEMLGERFIFGVIEFSLEAWLNLLRWLQWEEWRFEVKGEWEPQFYLVYYATLLGLLGLGKKFSSRRLYN
- a CDS encoding fumarylacetoacetate hydrolase family protein; translation: MKLIRYGEPNQERPGLFDNFGKLRDLSQVIPDLTGEYLLPDSIQRLRELDVNGLPEVNGNPRIGPCVSQIGKFICIGLNYSDHAAESGMQVPPEPVIFFKATSAVCGPNDNLIIPRGSTKTDWEVELGFVIGKQGKYLTEEEALDHVAGYCVIHDVSERAYQLERSGQWVKGKSCDTFGPIGPWLVTTDEISDPQNLRLWLEVDGHRYQDGTTSTMVYGVAHLVAYLSQFFTLHPGDVISTGTPPGVGMGVKPNPVYLQPGQEVRLGVDGLGEQRQITVADE
- a CDS encoding SDR family oxidoreductase; translation: MKRLQNKNILLTAAAQGIGHASLLRFLEEGATVWATDINLKTLEALSHSEQQLKLRKLDVCDPGAIAKLIEEIGKIDVLFNCAGFVHSGTILECTEDDWDMAFEINVRSMYRLAKTTIPRMVSNGGGVIINMASVASSVKGVPNRFVYGTSKAAVIGLTKAIAADFVSQGIRCNAICPGTVETPSLNERMVAQGGDLEQVRSAFVARQPMGRIGTPEEIANLAVYLASDESSYTTGAVFAIDGGMTI
- a CDS encoding adenylate/guanylate cyclase domain-containing protein translates to MKKALLRPDFWITILLFLAMIPAEQYEIFSGSENQLQGYRHILRHTANPEAYAFPEKDMVIVDTDEEFFTEYGSWPLQRKHIAEIVTNLQELGAKVVALDMLMDFPNGYGEDPILAEALGEKPNTMVVGQLNLVDEEIRGVTAATPVLQEATVAGYTNHTLIGNRLSRLRFYDQAVNEFKIWPWAVQALAMYWNVEPRLENNILYIGDREIPLDHNGDLWLDYPLHKPGVTFLHEYAGITAAMVLNLYEGEIYGLEDLDEDEIYELEYWVKDKLVLVGDTTEVSHDIFSTPVGEIYGIEILADTIWTMMNGAPIRPASNEIEAVILICMMLLFLFIARLEKLHNPLFLAAIIGYLGISIYAYVYHGYVLSMSYIIPAMILSMIATNFFLFMAERQQKAFIKNAFSQYLSPSVIDVIVKDPSKLSLGGDRREMTAYFSDVQKFSTISESLTPEELVALLNEYLTEMCNLISGRAGTIDKFEGDAIIAFWGAPLDQPDHAKLACFATIDMQKRLIEMRKDWREKGSPQLFARMGINSGPIVVGNMGSQQRMDYTIMGDTVNLAARLEGANKFYKTFTMISGNTYYGTDNFEGVENYVDARELDIVRVVGKKEPVPVFEVLDFKNELSGSMTDVLEHYQKGLSCYKDHDYPIAIEHFRKALTFLENDGPCLTYIERCERFISEPPPGDWDGVYTHTEKG
- a CDS encoding polymer-forming cytoskeletal protein, encoding MFWKRKSAKVTQAETVYLPKGSQGSGHWNCTTPVRIGGYFEGRLDCSGLLLIEASGELFADAWVRQAVIHGRVDGDLYCQEQLVLHPTAEVTGNITVPPGGFVMLDGAKIGGGVRSWTKHQAEKSEEILQQLTRKTRGVPSRTELDDDDGFASDPEQLVEQSLHYLV
- the crcB gene encoding fluoride efflux transporter CrcB, with protein sequence MTLLQNFPWLWLLLGGSLGSLSRWWISRQLQIWLGDQFPYGTIFVNAVGSAAFGVFVVLLEKHSGARLLILSGFMGAFTTFSTFSYETVLLMQAGAWRTALLNVCLNLFVSLSLCGLGIWGTQTLRS